The following proteins are encoded in a genomic region of Nicotiana sylvestris chromosome 4, ASM39365v2, whole genome shotgun sequence:
- the LOC138889632 gene encoding uncharacterized protein produces the protein MCFDPMNQSIGKNVADGSLMDKSFSRVTQILDKMAKHNKAWHYEDTTGGITYGSPYLSNMIKENQERDQVIAGLATNVNVLTKMFTESQTKKVNVVEDVQPISKEDFEEANYVNNSQGGYQRQQYQGQGQQNQWRSNPQGQGHQQWRNDQGVSNQGNWKNNNNFSNWSSNPYVPLKCQYSNHGSSSESKLENANERPLEGTKSKAKGTLPSDTIANPKGSGSGSTSHVMAITTRSGKVLQGEGEQVVEVEELEKGVGVEEPSVFEIEKIPEDVQVQKENREEVKEKVKETPKNLPPIPRPPPPFPQRLARKVDDRKLEKFYDILKQLSINIPFLEAFQEIPGFAKYLKDLITKKKTTKNEVVNVTHSVSSIIATSTVRKKETLGAFTIPFTIGAHDFARALCDNGASINLMPLAIFKKSGLGMPRPTSMRLQMADRSIKRLVGIVDDVLVKVGKFNLPTDFIILDCAVDKDIPIILGRPFLATGRALIDSERNEIKFRVNDKEVTFQASKGMKLLHEYESISVIDVVDELEDAVKMKMQEQCLGKSLAAILVNFDGEDMEGYVESVNTLEGLGSYAYAPANLSLDLENRPIPPAKPSIIEPPQLELKPLPPRLRYKFLGSNDTLPVIVSSLLNDVQVEQLLEVLKKHRQATG, from the exons ATGTGCTTTGATCCTATGAACCAATCTATAGGCAAGAATGTAGCTGACGGATCTTTGATGGACAAATCATTCTCAAGGGTAACACAAATACTTGACAAAATGGCAAAGCATAATAAAGCATGGCATTATGAGGACACCACAGGTGGAATTACCTATGGTTCTCCTTACTTGAGCAACATGATTAAGGAAAATCAAGAGAGAGATCAAGTGATTGCAGGGCTTGCCACAAATGTCAATGTGTTGACAAAGATGTTCACCGAAAGCCAAACGAAGAAGGTAAATGTGGTTGAGGATGTGCAACCCATATCAAAGGAGGATTTTGAGGAAGCAAAttatgtcaacaactctcaaggaggCTATCAAAGACAACAATACCAAGGtcaaggacaacaaaatcaatggaggtCAAACCCGCAAGGGCAAGGCCACCAACAATGGCGAAATGACCAAGGTGtctcaaatcaaggaaattggaagaacaacaacaacttctcaaactggagttcaaacccttatgttcCCCTAAAGTGTCAATATTCAAATCATGGTTCCTCAAGTGAGTCTAAGTTGGAAA atgcaaatgagagaccTCTCGAGGGAACAAAATCCAAAGCAAAAGGAACACTCCCTAGtgacacaattgcgaacccaaagGGTAGTGGGAGTGGCTCAACTTCTCATGTCATGGCAATTACTACTAGGAGTGGGAAGGTACTACAAGGAGAGGGTGAACAAGTTGTTGAGGTAGAAGAGTTGGAGAAAGGGGTTGGGGTTGAAGAGCCAAGTGTTTTCGAAATTGAGAAGATACCAGAAGATGTGCAAGTGCAAAAAGAGAACCGGGAAgaggtaaaggaaaaggtaaaagagacaccaaaaaatcttccacctattcctagacctcctcctccATTCCCTCAAAGACTCGCTAGGAAGGTTGATGATCGCAAACTTGAAAAGTTCTACGACATTCTCAAGCAATTATCGATAAATATTCCATTTttggaagcatttcaagagattccaggttttgctaagtatttgaaagatttgatcaCCAAGAAGAAAACCACCAAaaatgaagtggtgaatgtgactcacagtgttagttccatcattgcaacaTCCACCGTTCGAAAGAAGGAAACCCTGggagctttcaccattccttttaCTATTGGGGCACATGATTTTGCAAGGGCCCTTTGTGATAATGGAGCTAGCATCAACTtgatgcctcttgccattttcAAGAAATCAGGACTAGGTATGCCAAGGCCAACaagtatgagattgcaaatggccgatcGGTCCATCAAACGACTGGTGGGAATTGTTGATGATGTACTTGTGAAGGTGGGAAAATTTAATTTACCCACCGACTTCATAATCCTTGATTGTGCGGTTGACAAAGATATCCCTATCATCTTGGGGAGACCATTCCTTGCCACTGGAAGAGCACTAATAGATTCAGAGCGGAATGAGATCAAATTCCGTGTGAATGATAAAGAGGTTACATTCCAAGCAAGCAAGGGTATGAAACTACTTCATGAGTATGAAAGCATCTCGGTGATCGATGTTGTTGATGAACTAGAGGATGCGGTTAAAATGAAAATGCAAGAACAATGCCTCGGCAAGTCATTGGCGGCTATTTTGGTGAACTTTGATGGTGAAGATATGGAGGGATACGTGGAATCGGTAAATACATTGGAGGGGCTTGGGTCCTACGCTTATGCTCCGGCAAATCTCTCTCTCGACTTGGAGAATAGACCCATTCCACCCGCAAAGCCTTCTATTATCGAACCTCCGCAACTAGAGCTCAAACCACTTCCACCACGcttgaggtataaatttcttggctcaaaTGATACTTTACCGGTAATTGTTTCTTCTCTGTTgaatgatgtgcaggtagaacaattGTTGGAGGTCTTGAAGAAGCATAGGCAAGCCACTGGATAA